CTGCAAAAACCGGAGGTGGAAGAATCCGGTACCGGGGTAAATTCCCTGCGGGCCAAAGGACATTGCCAAATTCACATGTGGTATATACGCGAACATGGCAAAGAAACCAGTGTGCTGCAATACCCGTTTAACTTTGACGAATTATTACCCCTGGATAACTTCAATTGCCCCAATACCGGCAATCTGGAGGTTAGAATAATAACAGGGAAAAAACCCCTGGTTTCGGCTTCGGCCATGATCGAAAACGACCGCATCAAACTGGACATTGAACTGCGTATTTGCGCTGAGTTAATAAGCGAAACAAAACTCTGTGTGAAGGTTGTGCCAAGGCCTTGATGAGTTGTGATTGCCGGTACCGATTCTCCTGGGGAGAATCGGTACCCGGTTTTTATATACAATGCCCGGCCGTTTTAGCGACCAGGTTTGTTTTTGGGGTAACCGCCGGGATGACTGCTGTGCCACGCCCAGGCTGTGCGTATGATATCCTCCAGTTCACCGTAACGCGGTTGCCAGTTTAGACATTCCTTTATTTTGCGCGAACTGGCCACCAGCACGGCAGGGTCGCCCTCCCGGTGCGGCCCTTCCTCCACCGTAAAATCTTGCCCTGTTACCCGTCGCACGGCATCCACCACTTCGCGCACCGAGTGGCCCCGTTCATTGCCCAGATTATATACAGCGGAAGCGGCGCCCGCCTCAAGTGCCTGAAGCGCCAGTATATGGGCTACGGCCAAATCGGAAACGTGAATGTAATCCCGCAGGCAGGTGCCATCAGGGGTGGGATAATCCGTGCCGTAAATTGTTATCTTGTCCCGTTTGCCCAGAGCCGCCTGCATTATCAAAGGAATCAAATGCGTCTCCGGATCGTGGTCTTCGCCGATATTGCCTTCGGGGTCGGCACCGGCGGCGTTGAAATAACGCAATGCAACATAACGCAACCCGAATGCCTGCTCATACCAATTCAGTATTTGCTCCAACATCAGTTTAGTACCGCCGTAAACATTTATCGGGCGGGTGGTGTGGGCTTCATCAATGGGTGTATATTCGGGTTCGCCGTAAACCGCGGCCGTGGACGACAGAATAAACTGCCGCACCCCCGCCTGCACCAGAGCAGTAAGAAATTCCACACCGTTACTCAGGTTATTCCGGCAGTATTTATCCGGCCTGGTCATGGATTCCCCCACCAGGCTATCCGCAGCCAAGTGCACAACAGCGTTAATTCGGTATTGTTTGACCAGTTCACCAACCAGCACACTGTCGCCGCAGTCCCCCTGCACGAACACCCCGCCGGTCACAGCGTCCCGGTGACCCTTACTCAAATTATCCAGCGTGACCACCAGGTAATCCCGCTTTAGCAGTTCTTTTACCACATGGCTACCGATATACCCGGCACCTCCGGTTACCAACACATTCATCATAAACAATCCGGTTTACCTCATGCTCGCAAGGCCAAACCAGACAACACACCTCCTTGCCGCTTGGTGAACAGCTGTGAATTAAATCGCCGCGAAATATAACGACATGCAAACCTCCAAATTAACCGCTGGTATTAGTCGATTATTCATGCCTTTTGCTTTTATGTATAATGACAAAGCGGGTGCTAAAGTCAACACCCAGCACCTGTGTAATGTCAACCGCGTGAGCGCCGTAAAAAGCCAGTGGATATATAAGCATATCTCACGCGGGCTTTTCAAACAGCAACCGGTGAACGTTCCACAGCGGAAAAATAAGGAGACAGTTATGCATGTCACCCAACTGTCTCCCCTCCTCATTTATCTATATGTTATACACGAGTTTTTGGCTTCCGCACCCGGCCGGCTATTTATTCAAGCACTTAATGGTGTTCACAATTTCGGGTTTTAATTCCGGGTATTTTTCCAACCACCGGACCCTTTCCTCCCTTAGTTGCTGCACCATTGCCCCAAACTCCTCTTCGCTATAATAAGAACGGGGATCGTAAACGGCCATATCAAGTTCGGGGATATATTCCGGCACCTGGTAACC
This sequence is a window from Desulfallas thermosapovorans DSM 6562. Protein-coding genes within it:
- the cotE gene encoding outer spore coat protein CotE, with the protein product MSEAAGTEAKAITCSRNTCREIFTKTVCGTAQKSFKYIRYIDLPRVCVPNQIMGCSVIGLRLQKPEVEESGTGVNSLRAKGHCQIHMWYIREHGKETSVLQYPFNFDELLPLDNFNCPNTGNLEVRIITGKKPLVSASAMIENDRIKLDIELRICAELISETKLCVKVVPRP
- the galE gene encoding UDP-glucose 4-epimerase GalE, encoding MNVLVTGGAGYIGSHVVKELLKRDYLVVTLDNLSKGHRDAVTGGVFVQGDCGDSVLVGELVKQYRINAVVHLAADSLVGESMTRPDKYCRNNLSNGVEFLTALVQAGVRQFILSSTAAVYGEPEYTPIDEAHTTRPINVYGGTKLMLEQILNWYEQAFGLRYVALRYFNAAGADPEGNIGEDHDPETHLIPLIMQAALGKRDKITIYGTDYPTPDGTCLRDYIHVSDLAVAHILALQALEAGAASAVYNLGNERGHSVREVVDAVRRVTGQDFTVEEGPHREGDPAVLVASSRKIKECLNWQPRYGELEDIIRTAWAWHSSHPGGYPKNKPGR